In Saccharomonospora marina XMU15, one genomic interval encodes:
- a CDS encoding AfsR/SARP family transcriptional regulator, whose product MRVEVKVLGPLEVDVGGVSIVPTASKPCQVLAMLALKAGCLVTTAELTEEIWGSTPPRSSVATLYTYVLKLRRRLQHALAPDGKSNSKEVLITLRNGYLLDVDPENVDAVSYERLSAAGHDAVNQGDHEAASRMLGEALRLWRGPALADVPTGSQLTIEATRLEENRLGDLHLRIDADLRLGRHHQLLGELATLCARHPLMENFCAQHMIALYRCGRQNQALEAFRRLRSEMITQLGFEPSLRLRQLHQMILTGDMTLDLHGAPQN is encoded by the coding sequence ATGCGAGTTGAGGTCAAGGTTCTCGGCCCTCTGGAGGTTGACGTGGGTGGCGTCTCGATCGTGCCGACGGCAAGCAAACCGTGTCAGGTCCTGGCCATGCTGGCACTCAAAGCCGGCTGTCTTGTCACCACCGCCGAACTGACCGAGGAGATCTGGGGCAGCACACCGCCGCGGAGCAGCGTCGCGACCCTCTACACCTACGTGCTGAAGCTACGCCGCAGGCTCCAGCACGCACTGGCGCCGGACGGCAAGAGCAATTCGAAGGAAGTCCTGATAACGCTGCGCAACGGATACCTGCTCGACGTCGACCCTGAAAACGTCGATGCGGTCAGTTATGAACGGCTGTCGGCGGCCGGACACGATGCGGTCAACCAGGGCGATCACGAAGCCGCGTCGCGAATGCTCGGGGAGGCACTTCGCCTCTGGCGAGGACCTGCCCTCGCCGACGTGCCAACCGGCTCGCAGCTGACCATCGAGGCGACGCGGCTGGAGGAGAACCGTCTCGGCGACCTTCACCTGCGCATCGACGCGGACCTGCGGCTGGGCAGGCATCACCAACTCCTCGGCGAACTCGCGACGTTGTGCGCGCGACACCCGCTGATGGAGAACTTCTGCGCGCAACACATGATCGCGCTGTACCGATGCGGAAGGCAGAACCAAGCGCTGGAAGCGTTCCGCCGGTTGCGCAGCGAGATGATCACCCAACTGGGCTTCGAGCCATCGCTGCGTCTTCGGCAACTACATCAGATGATCCTCACCGGGGACATGACTCTCGATCTGCACGGCGCACCACAGAACTGA
- a CDS encoding maleylpyruvate isomerase family mycothiol-dependent enzyme, whose translation METQLRESGTPVLRGPRLPRHEAYRHIRRNVARLLSGIAADTNPPVPACPQWRLDELLAHLVRVAATAGGHRRSSITEMFDAEHGPPDAGNGRADLLRVWERLGADVDAMLAGRGGRTGSILVMDAFSHELDIRYTLDAEPTADHPAFACAFEVAAAGFAATVTAHQLPALRLVATDSFGTRWTIGAGKPAATVTAGRLDLYRSLTGRRSHDQITALGWDRDSHRWLPAFTWGPFTPPPAPVEPLQTVDRLPAR comes from the coding sequence ATGGAGACGCAGTTGCGCGAAAGCGGCACACCTGTCCTGCGCGGCCCCCGCCTGCCACGACATGAAGCCTATCGGCACATACGCCGAAATGTCGCCCGGCTTCTTTCCGGCATCGCGGCGGATACGAATCCTCCGGTACCTGCGTGTCCACAGTGGCGTTTGGACGAGCTTCTCGCGCACTTGGTTCGGGTCGCGGCCACTGCTGGTGGCCACCGTCGATCCTCTATCACCGAGATGTTTGATGCCGAGCACGGTCCGCCGGATGCCGGCAACGGCCGGGCAGACCTGCTCCGCGTATGGGAAAGGCTCGGAGCCGACGTCGACGCGATGCTCGCAGGCCGCGGTGGTCGTACCGGAAGCATTCTGGTCATGGACGCGTTCAGCCACGAACTGGATATCCGCTATACCCTCGACGCCGAGCCAACCGCCGACCACCCTGCATTCGCGTGTGCGTTCGAGGTGGCCGCTGCCGGGTTCGCCGCCACAGTGACCGCGCACCAGCTTCCCGCCCTGCGACTCGTGGCGACCGATTCGTTCGGCACCAGGTGGACGATCGGAGCAGGCAAGCCGGCCGCGACGGTCACGGCGGGTCGACTCGACCTTTACAGGTCACTTACCGGCCGGCGCAGCCACGACCAGATCACCGCCCTTGGCTGGGATCGTGACTCGCACCGATGGTTGCCTGCCTTCACCTGGGGACCGTTCACTCCACCGCCCGCACCGGTGGAACCGCTGCAGACCGTCGACCGCCTTCCGGCGCGGTAG
- a CDS encoding helix-turn-helix transcriptional regulator, translated as MAQTAMFSKFHFTRIFQRATGVSPGRFLSALRLQEAKRLLLTTSMTVADISHLVGYNSIGTFSSRFHSSVGVSPTAYRHHGGLLPPPPAARTADAKNPATVRGRLSHSPGCRTDQVILGLFSDRIAQGVPVSRATLRGAGAFELADVPEGTWHLLAHASVCSMDNPAHRQLYVAAWGPIEVTSGMQLGDIDLWLRPKRIFDPPMLLAHLDTALRTTLPDDSPENGISAPARPAA; from the coding sequence ATGGCCCAGACGGCGATGTTCAGCAAGTTTCACTTCACACGGATATTCCAGCGGGCGACAGGCGTCTCGCCCGGGCGATTCCTGTCCGCGTTGCGACTGCAAGAGGCGAAGCGTTTGCTGCTGACAACCTCGATGACCGTAGCCGATATCAGCCACCTGGTCGGGTACAACAGCATCGGCACCTTCAGCTCCCGCTTCCACAGCAGTGTCGGCGTCTCTCCCACCGCCTACCGGCACCACGGCGGGCTGCTACCGCCGCCGCCCGCCGCGCGGACGGCGGATGCCAAGAACCCGGCCACCGTACGCGGCAGGCTTTCGCATTCACCCGGCTGTCGAACGGACCAAGTCATCCTCGGGTTGTTTTCGGACCGTATCGCACAAGGTGTGCCGGTGAGCCGGGCGACGCTGCGCGGCGCCGGAGCTTTCGAGCTTGCCGACGTGCCGGAAGGGACCTGGCACCTGCTCGCCCACGCCTCGGTGTGCAGCATGGACAACCCGGCGCACCGGCAGCTTTACGTCGCGGCGTGGGGTCCGATCGAGGTGACAAGCGGCATGCAACTCGGTGACATCGACCTGTGGCTACGTCCGAAACGGATATTCGATCCGCCCATGCTACTCGCTCATCTGGACACCGCACTTCGCACCACGCTGCCCGACGACTCACCCGAGAACGGAATCTCCGCTCCCGCTCGCCCGGCCGCGTAA
- a CDS encoding DUF6235 family protein: MSDYIHEGFASPQAAFSLRTGSDILGDWSATATHREREAVYAALFSMVDGSLFHAYEVMDDFQLPSELFVLVPNRLVIKIRINFLGSFSIVRIGYREEFSDLFFTRREGYG, encoded by the coding sequence ATGAGCGACTACATCCACGAAGGCTTTGCATCACCACAAGCGGCATTCAGCCTCCGTACCGGCAGCGATATTCTGGGTGATTGGTCGGCGACAGCCACCCACCGGGAACGGGAAGCCGTATACGCGGCGCTTTTCTCCATGGTCGACGGATCGCTGTTTCACGCATACGAGGTCATGGACGATTTTCAGCTACCGAGCGAACTGTTCGTACTCGTCCCGAACCGCCTGGTCATCAAGATCCGGATAAACTTCCTCGGGTCGTTCAGTATTGTTCGAATAGGGTACCGGGAGGAGTTCTCCGATCTGTTCTTCACGCGACGAGAAGGTTACGGGTAA
- a CDS encoding TetR/AcrR family transcriptional regulator: MSRRSRHHSARSELIEVAARLLADDGPDSLSVRRVAAAAGTSTMSVYTHFGSMSGLIQEVVQEGFNRLAREFDRIGRSADPVEDLALYGRVYRAVATANAHLYSVMFGGRTLASFKLSEQDRHYGRFNLSKIVECCGRCIESGRFHERDAMLLAHHFWLAMHGIATLEIGGYLIEPYPADLVFETQVVMLMVGAGDNSLAASESVRNSAEALARLNLFDPDCSRLGTGRERL, encoded by the coding sequence ATGAGCCGACGTAGCCGCCATCATTCAGCACGCTCGGAGTTGATTGAGGTCGCCGCTCGCTTGCTCGCCGACGATGGTCCGGACTCGTTATCCGTCCGGCGGGTGGCCGCGGCAGCCGGTACGTCGACGATGAGCGTCTACACGCATTTCGGAAGCATGAGCGGTCTGATTCAGGAGGTCGTACAAGAAGGATTCAACCGGTTGGCGCGCGAGTTCGACCGTATCGGCCGGTCGGCAGACCCTGTTGAAGATCTGGCACTGTACGGGCGGGTGTACCGAGCGGTGGCGACCGCGAACGCACACCTTTACTCCGTGATGTTCGGCGGCCGAACTCTGGCCAGCTTCAAGCTGAGTGAGCAGGACCGCCACTACGGTCGCTTCAACCTTTCGAAGATCGTCGAGTGTTGCGGTCGTTGCATCGAGTCCGGCCGTTTCCACGAGCGCGACGCGATGCTTCTTGCGCACCACTTCTGGCTCGCCATGCACGGTATCGCGACGCTGGAGATAGGCGGCTACCTGATCGAGCCGTACCCGGCCGACCTGGTTTTCGAGACGCAGGTCGTCATGCTCATGGTGGGTGCTGGCGACAACTCGCTGGCAGCAAGCGAGTCGGTGCGCAATTCGGCGGAGGCTCTTGCGAGACTGAACCTCTTCGATCCCGATTGCAGCCGGCTCGGAACAGGACGAGAACGGCTTTGA